The window CGAATTGCGAATCGGTGGATATCCCTGATAGGCCCCTCATCGCCAACCGTCGCTGCAGCAGCAGACCGGTAGGCTGTGCCGGTTCGTTTCACCTGTACCGCTAATGAGCGAGGACCGAGGACCCGCAGGAAATGGCGTATTCTCCCGCCCTGCTGAGAGCAGCAGAGTCGCGCGCTCTGGTTTAGCTGTACGACGGCATTGCCGAACGGGGGCTAGGCCTGTGAGAAACCGAGCGACACTAGGTGTGCTTGTCCTATTGGGCTCACTCCGCCGCGCCACCGCAGACCCTGAGACCCTTGCGTCGGGACCAACTAGTGTCCTGTAACAGCTGATTCAGTAGCGATTCGGCGCGTTGGGTCGAAGTACTTCCACTTCACGGTCTTTGGCGACTTGTTGTACTGGCGTACGTAGCGCATGAGCTTACGCTTCAGATCAGTCACCGAGGTAAAA of the Pseudomonadota bacterium genome contains:
- a CDS encoding IS630 family transposase; this encodes FTSVTDLKRKLMRYVRQYNKSPKTVKWKYFDPTRRIATESAVTGH